The proteins below are encoded in one region of Sphingobacterium sp. R2:
- a CDS encoding ThuA domain-containing protein: MNRIFIFLFLLLGISAAVQAQRQVLIFSKTKGFRHGSIEKGAQVLKQLLEKEKIKSDHSEDAALFTDQGLKKYDAVIFLSTTGDILDNVQQEAFVRYIQSGKGFVGIHAATDTEFDWPWYNGLVGAYFASHPAVQKAKIDVLDRKHPATKHLDPIWWHKDEWYNFKDVKDGLHVLMNLDEKSYQGGKMGDQHPISWTQSYDGGKVFYTGLGHTDESYDEPEFQKHLIGGILSVLPKKK, translated from the coding sequence ATGAATAGAATCTTCATTTTTCTGTTTCTTCTCTTGGGGATATCAGCTGCTGTTCAGGCACAAAGGCAAGTATTGATCTTTAGTAAGACAAAGGGGTTTAGGCACGGAAGCATCGAAAAGGGTGCACAGGTACTTAAACAATTGCTAGAGAAAGAAAAGATAAAATCTGATCATTCAGAGGATGCTGCATTGTTTACAGACCAAGGATTGAAAAAATATGACGCTGTTATCTTTCTGAGCACAACTGGCGATATTCTCGATAATGTGCAACAGGAAGCTTTTGTGCGGTATATCCAATCAGGAAAAGGTTTTGTGGGTATCCATGCGGCGACGGATACTGAGTTCGATTGGCCATGGTATAACGGCCTTGTAGGCGCCTATTTTGCGTCTCATCCTGCTGTACAAAAAGCCAAAATTGATGTGCTGGACAGAAAACATCCGGCCACCAAGCACCTTGATCCGATCTGGTGGCACAAGGATGAATGGTATAATTTCAAGGACGTGAAGGACGGATTACATGTTTTGATGAATTTGGATGAAAAAAGCTACCAAGGTGGAAAAATGGGGGATCAACATCCAATCTCCTGGACCCAAAGCTACGATGGAGGAAAAGTCTTCTATACTGGGCTTGGACATACTGATGAGTCTTATGACGAACCTGAGTTCCAAAAACATTTAATTGGAGGAATTTTATCTGTTCTTCCCAAGAAAAAGTAA